AATTCAGttgatcttttatttttaaaaacaagcTAAAGTCACTAAACACAGAACAAAAGTCCATATGTATATGcaatatgttaaaatattgaattaatttattttggtaCTTGATGTATTgtctatttgtttttatgatAAACCAATTAATTAGGAGTTTATTACAAATGTATGCCGGACGGATGTACACTCACGCCACCATGCGCGGCAAAATGCGAGTCTATGGGGTTCCAAAATGCAGGTGAATGTCGAATTTATAGTTATGGCGGTGTTTGTTGTTGCCAATGCACTGATAAAGCATGTATAAATTAATACCGTGCCTAGTCCTTCTGCTTACTAATCAGTTCTTCAATCAATATGCACTCTCATTTATACATGAGTAAAAAGATCATTGTCTCATCGAaccaaaaattataatcttttcTTGTATTATATGTACTCTCAATTCACAACATCACACTGTAAGAACACAAATTCTAAAATaggaaaaattgaaaaattgtaaagcatttgaataaataaatcgATACAAGAATTTGGAAAGAAAAACGGGTTTGCAAGAGGAGAGACACTCTTTCATTAATTCTGTAATCGTCCCATTGTATGATAATTTGCATGGCATTCCAAAATCCTATGATACAACtggatatattttaattttatatcacTGAAGAAAAGAACATGTCGAACCTATGTTCGTTACCCTCAAACACAAaacaactaaaaaaataaaagaatattcaAGTGGAAGAAGATgtcttgtttttgttgttgttgtgttcgaATGAATGTATCTTTCTAACATGAAAGAAGTAGATTTTTATAGGCTTTGTCCAAAAGTAATAATAACAAAATGTTATACATTGAATCCACGACATCttttattcatataattaataattaattaatttttaaatatttataacagtGCATAAGCAAGC
This portion of the Brassica napus cultivar Da-Ae unplaced genomic scaffold, Da-Ae ScsIHWf_807;HRSCAF=1156, whole genome shotgun sequence genome encodes:
- the LOC106454978 gene encoding defensin-like protein 90, whose translation is MATEKFSSLLLLSMMVFALIILPIDSAVPGVYYKCMPDGCTLTPPCAAKCESMGFQNAGECRIYSYGGVCCCQCTDKACIN